The following coding sequences are from one Musa acuminata AAA Group cultivar baxijiao chromosome BXJ1-6, Cavendish_Baxijiao_AAA, whole genome shotgun sequence window:
- the LOC135676623 gene encoding 65-kDa microtubule-associated protein 6-like isoform X1, with protein sequence MVGISVGMVRSCGALLNELKHIREEIGESEADKEQMLLEIEKECLEIYTRKVDEASKAKAQLHQSVTAKEAEIAALVASLGEHTVHSTKDKKPASLKEQLASVTPILENLRIKKEERIKNFADVRLQIEKITAEIREHEHQHDAMTSLAIVDEHDLSMRKLNEQHEQLRALQKEKSDRLHKVLEYVNEVHSLCGVLGLDFRKIVVEVHPSLHETSPGQSTNISNKTLEGLALAILKLKAEKKIQLQKLRETMKSLFALWKLMGSPEQERKHFERLACILESPEHEITHSGLLSHKTIEQAEVEVNKLTKLKASKMKELVLKRRLELEEECRRAHIEPDTSMATEKTAALIDSGLVDPSELLANIEAQILKVKEESISRKEIMDRISKWLATCEEENWLEQYNQDENRYSCGRGGHINLKRAEKARITIIKIPALVDNLISKTFTWEDEKNKPFLYDGVRLVSMLEEYKLTRQQKEEEKRRDRDQKKLQTLLLTEKEAVFGSKPFPKRSNSLNRKLSGYSFNGKGNGFMTPVPRRLSAGSATPELLIPRSYSGRHSGYFKEMRRLSTTPLNFIAPPKDDSLSTFTSISGSEPESPTLT encoded by the exons ATGGTGGGGATTTCTGTTGGAATGGTGAGGAGCTGCGGTGCTCTGCTCAATGAGCTTAag CACATCAGGGAAGAGATTGGGGAGAGTGAGGCAGACAAAGAACAAATGCTGTTGGAGATTGAAAAAGAGTGCTTGGAAATATACACGAGAAAGGTTGATGAAGCCAGCAAGGCGAAGGCACAACTTCATCAGTCTGTCACTGCCAAAGAAGCAGAGATTGCAGCTCTTGTAGCCTCCCTTGGGGAACATACAGTTCATTCAACG AAAGACAAGAAACCAGCATCACTGAAGGAGCAACTAGCTTCTGTTACACCTATTTTAGAAAATCTAAGAATAAAGAAAGAGGAGAGGATAAAAAATTTTGCTGATGTGAGATTACAGATTGAGAAGATCACTGCTGAGATAAGGGAACATGAACATCAGCATGATGCTATGACAAGTCTTGCCATTGTAGATGAACATGATCTCTCCATGAGGAAGCTTAATGAACAGCATGAACAACTTCGTGCACTCCAGAAAGAGAAG TCTGATCGCCTTCATAAAGTTCTGGAATATGTAAACGAGGTGCATTCTCTATGTGGTGTGCTTGGACTGGATTTTAGGAAGATAGTAGTAGAAGTACACCCAAGTTTGCATGAGACTAGTCCAGGGCAATCTACAAATATTAGCAATAAAACATTGGAAGGTCTTGCTCTAGCTATCCTAAAGCTAAAAGCAGAAAAGAAGATTCAACTTCAGAAG CTGCGGGAAACTATGAAATCATTGTTCGCGTTATGGAAGTTAATGGGTTCACCTGAACAAGAGAGAAAGCATTTTGAAAGATTAGCTTGCATCCTTGAGTCACCAGAACATGAAATTACACACAGTGGTTTACTCTCGCATAAAACAATTGAGCAG GCAGAAGTTGAAGTCAATAAGCTGACTAAACTAAAAGCTAGCAAAATGAAAGAACTTGTCTTAAAGAGAAGGTTAGAACTGGAAGAGGAATGTAGAAGAGCACATATTGAACCCGATACAAGCATGGCAACAGAGAAAACAGCTGCATTGATTGATTCTG GGCTTGTAGATCCTTCTGAACTTTTGGCCAATATCGAGGCACAAATATTGAAGGTAAAAGAAGAATCCATAAGTAGGAAAGAGATTATGGATAGAATAAGCAAATGGCTTGCTACTTGTGAAGAAGAAAATTGGCTTGAACAGTACAACCAG GATGAGAACAGGTACAGTTGTGGAAGAGGTGGTCACATAAACCTGAAACGTGCAGAGAAGGCAAGGATCACTATTATCAAAATTCCAG CTTTGGTGGACAATCTTATAAGTAAAACTTTTACCTGGGAAGATGAGAAAAATAAACCTTTTCTGTATGATGGG GTTCGTTTGGTATCCATGCTTGAGGAGTATAAGCTTACAAGGCaacaaaaggaagaagagaaaagaagagacaGG GATCAGAAGAAACTGCAAACTCTACTGCTCACAGAGAAAGAAGCAGTTTTTGGTTCCAAGCCATTCCCAAAGAGGAGCAACAGCTTGAACAGAAAGCTAAGTGGGTATAGTTTCAATGGAAAAGGGAATGGTTTCATGACCCCTGTGCCACGACGGCTCTCGGCTGGAAGTGCGACCCCGGAGCTTCTCATACCACGCTCATATTCCGGTCGCCATAGTGGCTACTTCAAAGAGATGAGGCGGTTGTCAACCACGCCACTAAACTTTATTGCTCCACCCAAAGATGATTCCTTGTCCACATTCACGTCTATCAGCGGTTCAGAACCCGAGTCTCCAACTCTAACTTGA
- the LOC135676623 gene encoding 65-kDa microtubule-associated protein 6-like isoform X2 has product MSLREEIGESEADKEQMLLEIEKECLEIYTRKVDEASKAKAQLHQSVTAKEAEIAALVASLGEHTVHSTKDKKPASLKEQLASVTPILENLRIKKEERIKNFADVRLQIEKITAEIREHEHQHDAMTSLAIVDEHDLSMRKLNEQHEQLRALQKEKSDRLHKVLEYVNEVHSLCGVLGLDFRKIVVEVHPSLHETSPGQSTNISNKTLEGLALAILKLKAEKKIQLQKLRETMKSLFALWKLMGSPEQERKHFERLACILESPEHEITHSGLLSHKTIEQAEVEVNKLTKLKASKMKELVLKRRLELEEECRRAHIEPDTSMATEKTAALIDSGLVDPSELLANIEAQILKVKEESISRKEIMDRISKWLATCEEENWLEQYNQDENRYSCGRGGHINLKRAEKARITIIKIPALVDNLISKTFTWEDEKNKPFLYDGVRLVSMLEEYKLTRQQKEEEKRRDRDQKKLQTLLLTEKEAVFGSKPFPKRSNSLNRKLSGYSFNGKGNGFMTPVPRRLSAGSATPELLIPRSYSGRHSGYFKEMRRLSTTPLNFIAPPKDDSLSTFTSISGSEPESPTLT; this is encoded by the exons ATGAGCTTAag GGAAGAGATTGGGGAGAGTGAGGCAGACAAAGAACAAATGCTGTTGGAGATTGAAAAAGAGTGCTTGGAAATATACACGAGAAAGGTTGATGAAGCCAGCAAGGCGAAGGCACAACTTCATCAGTCTGTCACTGCCAAAGAAGCAGAGATTGCAGCTCTTGTAGCCTCCCTTGGGGAACATACAGTTCATTCAACG AAAGACAAGAAACCAGCATCACTGAAGGAGCAACTAGCTTCTGTTACACCTATTTTAGAAAATCTAAGAATAAAGAAAGAGGAGAGGATAAAAAATTTTGCTGATGTGAGATTACAGATTGAGAAGATCACTGCTGAGATAAGGGAACATGAACATCAGCATGATGCTATGACAAGTCTTGCCATTGTAGATGAACATGATCTCTCCATGAGGAAGCTTAATGAACAGCATGAACAACTTCGTGCACTCCAGAAAGAGAAG TCTGATCGCCTTCATAAAGTTCTGGAATATGTAAACGAGGTGCATTCTCTATGTGGTGTGCTTGGACTGGATTTTAGGAAGATAGTAGTAGAAGTACACCCAAGTTTGCATGAGACTAGTCCAGGGCAATCTACAAATATTAGCAATAAAACATTGGAAGGTCTTGCTCTAGCTATCCTAAAGCTAAAAGCAGAAAAGAAGATTCAACTTCAGAAG CTGCGGGAAACTATGAAATCATTGTTCGCGTTATGGAAGTTAATGGGTTCACCTGAACAAGAGAGAAAGCATTTTGAAAGATTAGCTTGCATCCTTGAGTCACCAGAACATGAAATTACACACAGTGGTTTACTCTCGCATAAAACAATTGAGCAG GCAGAAGTTGAAGTCAATAAGCTGACTAAACTAAAAGCTAGCAAAATGAAAGAACTTGTCTTAAAGAGAAGGTTAGAACTGGAAGAGGAATGTAGAAGAGCACATATTGAACCCGATACAAGCATGGCAACAGAGAAAACAGCTGCATTGATTGATTCTG GGCTTGTAGATCCTTCTGAACTTTTGGCCAATATCGAGGCACAAATATTGAAGGTAAAAGAAGAATCCATAAGTAGGAAAGAGATTATGGATAGAATAAGCAAATGGCTTGCTACTTGTGAAGAAGAAAATTGGCTTGAACAGTACAACCAG GATGAGAACAGGTACAGTTGTGGAAGAGGTGGTCACATAAACCTGAAACGTGCAGAGAAGGCAAGGATCACTATTATCAAAATTCCAG CTTTGGTGGACAATCTTATAAGTAAAACTTTTACCTGGGAAGATGAGAAAAATAAACCTTTTCTGTATGATGGG GTTCGTTTGGTATCCATGCTTGAGGAGTATAAGCTTACAAGGCaacaaaaggaagaagagaaaagaagagacaGG GATCAGAAGAAACTGCAAACTCTACTGCTCACAGAGAAAGAAGCAGTTTTTGGTTCCAAGCCATTCCCAAAGAGGAGCAACAGCTTGAACAGAAAGCTAAGTGGGTATAGTTTCAATGGAAAAGGGAATGGTTTCATGACCCCTGTGCCACGACGGCTCTCGGCTGGAAGTGCGACCCCGGAGCTTCTCATACCACGCTCATATTCCGGTCGCCATAGTGGCTACTTCAAAGAGATGAGGCGGTTGTCAACCACGCCACTAAACTTTATTGCTCCACCCAAAGATGATTCCTTGTCCACATTCACGTCTATCAGCGGTTCAGAACCCGAGTCTCCAACTCTAACTTGA